In Vibrio marisflavi CECT 7928, the following are encoded in one genomic region:
- a CDS encoding Dyp-type peroxidase — translation MSQPQSAILPEAGPFAQYTLLKINSNHDLVLEQLKKLPAIVDEVNQSQSDANVNLAIAFTKQFWQKLNAPLPSELIEFPQLGKGDVVAPSSEVDVLIHCHSSRHDLHFYLLNTLMASIAQYVEVVDETNGYRYLDSRDMTGFVDGTENPKHAQRAEVAIIPEGDHAGGSYVMVQRFIHNLPSWNELSMTQQEKVVGRTKPDSIELDDVPATSHVGRVDLKENGKGLKIVRHSLPYGSVSGEHGLLFIAYCNTLHNFKAMLESMYGETDGTTDQLLKYTKAVTGAYFFAPSSELLAKLQAK, via the coding sequence ATGTCACAACCCCAAAGTGCTATTCTTCCTGAAGCAGGGCCTTTTGCTCAATACACATTACTCAAAATAAATAGCAATCATGACTTAGTCCTGGAGCAGTTGAAAAAACTGCCTGCGATTGTCGATGAAGTAAACCAAAGTCAAAGCGACGCCAATGTTAATCTTGCTATCGCATTTACTAAGCAGTTCTGGCAAAAGCTTAATGCGCCACTGCCAAGTGAATTGATTGAATTTCCGCAATTGGGTAAAGGTGATGTTGTAGCTCCAAGTAGTGAAGTGGACGTTTTGATTCATTGCCATTCTTCTCGTCACGATCTGCACTTCTATTTGCTTAACACACTTATGGCTAGTATTGCGCAGTACGTTGAAGTAGTTGATGAAACTAACGGTTATCGCTACTTGGATTCAAGAGATATGACCGGCTTTGTAGACGGCACAGAAAACCCGAAACATGCTCAGAGAGCTGAAGTCGCGATTATTCCTGAAGGGGATCATGCTGGCGGAAGTTATGTCATGGTGCAGCGTTTCATTCATAACTTGCCCTCATGGAATGAGTTATCCATGACTCAACAAGAAAAGGTTGTTGGACGTACCAAGCCTGACTCAATTGAGCTGGATGATGTTCCGGCTACTTCCCATGTTGGCAGAGTCGATTTAAAAGAAAATGGCAAGGGATTAAAGATTGTTCGCCACAGCTTGCCATACGGCAGCGTTAGTGGAGAACATGGCTTGCTATTTATTGCGTACTGCAATACTTTACATAATTTTAAGGCCATGCTTGAAAGCATGTATGGTGAAACAGATGGAACAACCGACCAGCTGTTGAAGTACACAAAGGCGGTAACGGGAGCCTATTTCTTTGCTCCTTCTAGCGAGCTTCTAGCAAAATTGCAGGCCAAGTAA
- the flaG gene encoding flagellar protein FlaG — translation MEIPSNTSNIQPYGSQSGIKFASENDNAQRTSSQKEGVEVASEVNQRHTKSVEAAIDLAQQRERLNKAERAKMMEQMNDFLSSINTGLSFRVDEESGRDVVTIYDESTGDVIRQIPEEEILEVLRRLKTQSGRFSSGLLNDKV, via the coding sequence ATGGAGATACCATCCAACACATCGAACATCCAGCCTTACGGCTCACAAAGTGGCATTAAATTTGCTTCGGAAAACGATAATGCTCAACGTACTTCTTCGCAAAAAGAGGGTGTTGAAGTCGCTTCAGAGGTAAATCAAAGGCACACGAAGTCGGTTGAAGCCGCTATTGATCTCGCCCAACAGCGAGAGAGGCTCAATAAAGCAGAGCGTGCCAAGATGATGGAGCAGATGAATGACTTCCTCTCTTCAATCAACACTGGCTTGTCATTCCGAGTGGATGAAGAATCCGGCAGGGATGTAGTGACAATCTATGATGAGAGTACTGGTGATGTTATTCGCCAGATACCGGAAGAGGAAATACTAGAGGTGTTACGACGCCTTAAAACTCAGTCAGGCCGTTTTTCATCGGGTTTGCTGAATGATAAGGTCTAA
- the fliD gene encoding flagellar filament capping protein FliD, protein MSLGPMGMNSGMDINSMVSKIVNAERVPKQQRIDDQQTKNDASISAYGRLRESLDTMKNLMMKFRQEKAFAARKVETTNENVVSATATTEAIAGRYAIDVLQLAQSHKVASDVLPENAKFGPGKLQISMGDQQFTIDVKAKSKLVDVVRDINNSKSNPGVRASVINDVDGPRLIVASTTSGQENRIKISAEAERGDPLKKLEYKTLEERVKDLEKARANAQELISPLSEKEKEFAKQIADKISDAAKQVDEEIAQEVQQVAQTVQAESGAGEAAGELSNAAVTAAAAAAEAAKSLKPEDRIPGWSETASGTLLDSYWEPEVELDDKAIEKSPDVPGWSNTASGTLTDSYVTPKEAQVILDNKLAQEQAEIQRAVVAGEITPEEAKQKERARLTPEERAYLEKVDKADADLKAAQESFDTYQGMTEVQAAQDSKVVLDGVAHLSSENNIIENAIEGVDLTLKGKSEPNKAPSEIDIEYDRQGVRDDIEQFVAAYNQFYQLSQQLGSVDPRTGQAGPLSGDSVVRSSDAKLKRLFSTDIEPAPENLKTLTEFGITTTRQGTLEINYKLLDKQVNNNFNKLSEFFGGNKGFAKRVEDTIQQMTGVTGAIRTREKSLTESNRRLGDDQAALDRRMDSLEKRTHAKFVAMQDATGKMQSQLAGMMNALGG, encoded by the coding sequence ATGAGCTTAGGCCCAATGGGTATGAACTCTGGCATGGATATTAATTCTATGGTCAGTAAGATTGTTAATGCGGAGCGTGTTCCTAAACAGCAACGCATTGATGATCAGCAGACTAAGAATGATGCCAGTATTAGTGCTTATGGCCGGCTCAGAGAGTCGCTGGATACGATGAAAAATCTCATGATGAAGTTTCGTCAGGAGAAGGCGTTTGCCGCAAGAAAAGTAGAAACCACGAATGAAAACGTGGTTTCTGCTACGGCAACCACTGAAGCAATCGCTGGTAGATATGCTATCGATGTGTTGCAGCTTGCCCAGAGTCACAAAGTCGCGTCTGACGTGTTACCAGAAAACGCGAAGTTTGGCCCGGGTAAGCTGCAGATTTCTATGGGTGATCAGCAGTTTACTATTGATGTAAAAGCAAAATCCAAGCTTGTTGATGTCGTTCGTGACATAAACAACTCCAAATCTAATCCCGGTGTTCGTGCCTCCGTCATCAATGATGTGGATGGCCCACGGCTAATTGTTGCCTCTACGACATCCGGTCAAGAAAACAGGATCAAAATTAGTGCTGAAGCCGAACGTGGTGATCCACTTAAAAAGCTTGAGTACAAAACGCTTGAAGAACGAGTTAAAGACCTTGAGAAAGCTCGCGCGAATGCTCAGGAGTTGATTAGTCCTTTAAGTGAGAAAGAAAAAGAATTTGCAAAGCAAATTGCCGACAAGATTAGTGATGCGGCAAAACAAGTCGATGAAGAGATAGCACAAGAAGTGCAGCAAGTGGCTCAGACAGTTCAAGCTGAAAGTGGTGCAGGGGAAGCTGCTGGTGAGCTTTCGAATGCAGCGGTGACAGCAGCTGCTGCGGCCGCAGAGGCAGCAAAAAGCCTCAAGCCAGAAGATAGAATTCCGGGCTGGTCAGAAACAGCATCAGGAACATTACTTGATTCCTACTGGGAACCAGAAGTAGAGCTCGACGACAAAGCGATTGAAAAGTCGCCGGATGTGCCAGGTTGGTCGAACACTGCTTCAGGCACGTTGACAGATTCTTACGTGACGCCGAAAGAGGCTCAAGTCATCCTCGACAACAAGCTTGCACAAGAACAGGCTGAAATACAGCGTGCTGTTGTTGCTGGTGAGATAACTCCAGAAGAAGCCAAGCAAAAAGAAAGAGCGCGACTGACTCCTGAAGAGCGCGCGTATCTGGAAAAAGTGGATAAGGCAGATGCAGATTTAAAAGCGGCGCAAGAATCATTCGATACTTATCAAGGCATGACCGAAGTACAGGCAGCACAAGATTCTAAAGTTGTGTTGGATGGTGTGGCGCATCTATCTAGTGAAAATAACATTATTGAAAATGCTATTGAAGGTGTCGATTTAACTCTTAAAGGAAAATCCGAACCGAATAAGGCGCCCTCAGAAATAGATATTGAATACGATAGGCAAGGTGTTCGAGATGATATCGAACAATTTGTCGCAGCATACAATCAATTTTATCAACTCTCTCAGCAGCTTGGTAGTGTAGATCCTAGAACGGGGCAGGCTGGGCCACTTTCTGGTGACAGTGTGGTTCGTAGTTCTGATGCTAAACTAAAAAGACTGTTTTCTACAGATATTGAACCAGCACCTGAAAATCTAAAAACCTTAACGGAGTTTGGTATTACCACCACTAGGCAGGGCACATTAGAAATTAATTACAAATTGCTGGATAAACAAGTTAACAATAATTTTAATAAGTTATCTGAATTCTTTGGTGGAAATAAAGGATTTGCTAAGCGAGTTGAAGATACAATTCAACAAATGACTGGGGTAACTGGTGCTATTCGTACCCGCGAAAAAAGCTTAACAGAAAGCAATCGCCGACTAGGTGATGATCAGGCGGCACTTGATAGAAGAATGGACAGTTTAGAAAAGCGTACCCATGCAAAATTTGTCGCTATGCAGGACGCTACGGGCAAAATGCAGTCTCAACTTGCTGGAATGATGAATGCGTTAGGTGGCTAA
- a CDS encoding sigma-54 dependent transcriptional regulator: MQGLAKLLVVEDNAQERINLGNILEFVGEQCEIISSNQLNDLDWSKIWSGCIIGSLDGGKLTPELKEKLSASNHIPLLSAGKHSYSFDNFPHFVGELEYPLNYPQLSEALRYCKDFLGRKGVNVESSRRDSSLFRSLVGQSPDIREVRHLIEQVASTDANVLILGESGTGKEVVARNIHYHSTRNKGPFVPINCGAIPPELLESELFGHEKGAFTGAITARKGRFELAQGGTIFLDEIGDMPMPMQVKLLRVLQERSFERVGGNTTIQVDVRVVAATHRDLEKMISEGDFREDLYYRLNVFPIEMPALRDRKEDIPLLLRELMVRLESEGGRPICFSPRAVNSLMEHSWPGNVRELANLIERMIILYPDKLVDVNHLPSKYRYSDIPEFQPEYHSQQSIEELERETLAEVFSENFQFEAEEEPAPINGSHLPQALPPEGINLKETLADLEINLINQALDLQSGVVARAADMLGMRRTTLVEKMRKYNLQR, from the coding sequence ATGCAAGGTTTAGCAAAACTACTCGTGGTTGAAGATAACGCTCAAGAGCGTATCAATCTGGGTAACATATTAGAATTTGTTGGAGAGCAGTGTGAGATAATCTCATCCAACCAACTGAACGATTTAGATTGGTCCAAAATCTGGTCCGGTTGTATCATTGGTTCTTTAGATGGAGGCAAGCTTACTCCAGAATTGAAGGAAAAACTCTCGGCTTCAAATCACATTCCATTGTTAAGTGCAGGAAAACATTCTTACTCTTTCGATAACTTTCCACACTTCGTCGGAGAGTTAGAATACCCCCTTAATTACCCGCAACTTAGTGAAGCACTACGTTACTGTAAAGACTTCCTTGGTCGCAAGGGTGTTAACGTCGAATCATCTCGTCGTGACAGTTCACTATTTAGAAGCCTTGTCGGGCAAAGCCCGGATATTCGAGAAGTCCGTCACCTCATTGAACAAGTCGCGTCAACAGACGCAAATGTACTTATCCTTGGTGAGTCTGGTACAGGCAAAGAAGTCGTTGCGAGAAACATTCACTACCACTCAACCCGTAATAAGGGCCCATTTGTACCAATAAATTGCGGTGCAATTCCTCCAGAACTTCTAGAAAGTGAATTGTTTGGTCATGAAAAAGGAGCCTTCACAGGTGCAATAACAGCCCGTAAAGGCCGCTTTGAGCTAGCTCAAGGAGGTACAATTTTCCTTGATGAGATTGGTGATATGCCAATGCCAATGCAAGTTAAACTACTACGGGTATTGCAAGAACGAAGCTTTGAACGAGTTGGTGGCAACACAACGATTCAAGTGGATGTGCGGGTTGTGGCCGCAACGCATCGTGATTTAGAAAAAATGATTAGTGAAGGTGATTTTCGCGAGGATCTTTACTATCGCCTGAATGTTTTCCCTATCGAAATGCCAGCACTTAGAGATCGTAAAGAAGATATCCCGTTGCTGCTTAGAGAGCTGATGGTCAGGTTGGAGTCCGAAGGAGGTAGGCCGATATGCTTTAGTCCACGAGCAGTCAACTCACTGATGGAACACAGTTGGCCAGGTAATGTTCGTGAGCTTGCAAACTTAATCGAGAGAATGATCATCTTATATCCAGATAAGTTGGTTGATGTGAATCATCTTCCATCCAAATATCGATATAGTGACATACCAGAGTTTCAGCCTGAATATCACTCTCAGCAATCGATAGAAGAGCTTGAACGCGAGACACTAGCGGAAGTCTTTTCCGAAAACTTTCAATTTGAAGCAGAGGAAGAGCCAGCTCCAATTAATGGCTCACACCTCCCTCAAGCACTTCCTCCAGAAGGAATTAACCTAAAAGAAACATTGGCTGATTTAGAGATCAACCTCATCAATCAAGCTCTTGATTTGCAAAGTGGAGTTGTTGCCAGAGCGGCAGATATGTTGGGTATGCGCAGGACGACCCTAGTAGAGAAGATGCGTAAATACAACCTACAGCGCTAG
- a CDS encoding flagellin, translated as MPINVNTNVAAMVAQKNLGKATDLLNQSLERLSSGYRINSAKDDAAGLQISNRLEAQMRGLDVAVRNANDGISILQTAEGAMGESTALLQRMRDLSLQSANGSNSRSERVALQQEISALNDELTRIAETTSFGGRKLLNGSFANSAFQIGASSGEAVQFSLRNMRPDGIEMGGFSYQAQTMAPPDWQVTKGNQMLIMKYVDAFGEQQSVEIKAKHGDDIEELATYINGQTNKVSASVNESGQLQIFMAGSETAGTVSFSGSLADSLNMSVKGYETVDNINVTDVGGAQRAVSILDTALQYVDSHRAELGAMQNRFSHAISNLDNIHENLAASNSRIKDADYAKETVQMLKQQILQQVSTSVLAQAKKQPNLALQLLK; from the coding sequence ATGCCCATCAACGTTAATACAAATGTTGCGGCAATGGTTGCTCAGAAGAACTTAGGCAAAGCAACCGACTTGCTCAATCAATCCTTGGAGAGGCTCTCTTCAGGGTATCGTATTAACAGTGCTAAAGATGATGCTGCTGGGTTGCAAATCTCCAATCGACTAGAAGCGCAAATGCGTGGTTTGGATGTCGCAGTACGAAATGCCAATGATGGCATCTCTATTCTGCAAACCGCTGAAGGGGCGATGGGAGAGTCAACTGCTTTACTACAACGGATGAGAGATCTTTCATTACAGTCAGCAAATGGTTCAAATAGTCGCTCAGAACGAGTTGCTCTCCAGCAAGAAATATCAGCTTTAAATGACGAGCTAACACGCATCGCTGAAACCACATCATTTGGCGGAAGAAAACTTCTCAATGGTTCTTTTGCGAACTCAGCATTTCAGATAGGTGCAAGTTCAGGTGAAGCTGTGCAGTTTTCGCTTAGGAATATGCGCCCAGATGGTATTGAAATGGGAGGCTTTAGCTATCAAGCACAAACAATGGCCCCTCCAGACTGGCAAGTCACTAAAGGCAATCAAATGCTCATCATGAAATATGTCGATGCGTTTGGTGAACAGCAAAGTGTCGAGATCAAAGCTAAGCATGGCGATGATATTGAAGAGTTGGCTACCTATATTAATGGCCAAACTAACAAAGTGTCAGCATCGGTCAATGAAAGTGGTCAGTTGCAGATCTTTATGGCAGGCAGTGAAACGGCAGGGACCGTCTCTTTTTCTGGTAGCCTCGCCGATTCACTAAATATGTCAGTGAAGGGGTACGAAACCGTCGACAATATTAATGTCACCGACGTGGGTGGTGCCCAGCGAGCCGTTTCAATTCTCGATACTGCTTTGCAATATGTTGATAGTCACCGAGCAGAGCTTGGCGCAATGCAAAATAGGTTTAGCCACGCGATATCTAATCTAGACAATATCCACGAAAACCTAGCCGCGTCGAATAGCCGAATAAAAGATGCTGACTATGCCAAAGAAACAGTACAAATGCTGAAACAACAGATTCTACAGCAAGTTAGTACTAGTGTATTAGCTCAAGCAAAAAAACAGCCTAACCTCGCACTACAACTACTAAAATAG
- a CDS encoding substrate-binding periplasmic protein yields MPKIVYLLLISTLLSIQAQASELKFLTFKFPPFSQNIDGQAKGPFVELISDVCKEMGDSCTFDTLPTRRAKDQIAKGQATGIFPFGWFPKRAEKFYFSIPFMLTEYGIFVSSSHQDKISGMEDLQSMQVGVFGPSNTSNSLENLKKKMVDAGLKPIKIIMKRDEDGNLIRMLASNRIDAYYSNRALGEFRAKQFNVTGVKYAWEAKQLLYFVAFPKATTDEALVKKFNQAALKVFAKKGYLESKLSKWDISAPPMNDEVLKQYNIIH; encoded by the coding sequence ATGCCCAAGATAGTCTACCTGCTATTAATATCTACCTTACTTTCGATTCAAGCCCAGGCTTCTGAATTGAAGTTTCTTACTTTTAAATTCCCTCCGTTTTCGCAAAACATAGACGGACAAGCAAAAGGGCCTTTTGTAGAACTTATTAGTGATGTCTGCAAGGAAATGGGCGATTCATGTACGTTCGACACTCTACCAACTCGCCGAGCAAAAGACCAAATCGCAAAAGGGCAAGCCACTGGTATTTTCCCATTTGGGTGGTTTCCTAAACGTGCTGAGAAATTCTATTTCTCCATTCCCTTTATGCTCACTGAGTATGGGATATTCGTTTCCAGTAGCCACCAAGACAAAATAAGCGGCATGGAAGACTTACAGTCTATGCAAGTAGGCGTTTTCGGCCCCTCAAATACATCAAACTCTTTGGAAAATTTAAAGAAAAAGATGGTCGATGCTGGCTTGAAACCAATTAAAATAATAATGAAGCGTGATGAAGATGGAAACCTAATCAGAATGCTCGCATCTAACAGAATTGATGCGTATTACAGCAATCGAGCGCTCGGAGAGTTTAGAGCCAAACAATTTAATGTGACTGGTGTGAAATATGCCTGGGAGGCAAAGCAGCTTCTCTACTTTGTCGCATTTCCAAAAGCAACAACCGATGAAGCATTGGTTAAAAAATTCAACCAAGCAGCATTAAAAGTGTTTGCTAAAAAAGGCTACTTGGAAAGTAAGCTTTCTAAATGGGACATTTCAGCGCCACCTATGAACGATGAAGTTCTAAAACAATACAACATCATTCACTAA
- a CDS encoding flagellar protein FliT — protein MKPELEQICDINKKIRLCITKNEINTEELAEFVDIREQILHTVITGIKADPNCVDKQEWQSVILETQLVVELMQSKTAELGQALKKYRHGSKSVQQYKKFL, from the coding sequence ATGAAGCCTGAACTTGAGCAAATATGTGATATCAATAAAAAAATTAGATTGTGTATTACAAAAAATGAAATTAACACTGAAGAACTTGCCGAATTTGTCGATATAAGGGAACAGATACTGCATACAGTTATTACAGGGATTAAAGCGGATCCGAACTGTGTAGATAAACAAGAGTGGCAATCGGTCATTCTTGAGACACAATTAGTAGTAGAACTGATGCAATCTAAAACTGCTGAACTTGGGCAAGCTTTAAAGAAGTATCGACACGGTAGTAAATCGGTACAGCAATATAAGAAGTTTTTATAG
- the fliS gene encoding flagellar export chaperone FliS — MRGSLQAYKKVSVDSQLSAASPHKIVQMLMAGAIERLIQGKAAMIQGNIPSKGERLGKALDIIISLRSCLSMDDGGDVAKNLDQLYEFMITQIADANHRNDPQPLDDVIDIIREIKSAWDTIPAEFHNLTASDVNA, encoded by the coding sequence ATGCGTGGTTCTTTACAGGCATACAAAAAGGTATCCGTTGACAGCCAGCTAAGTGCGGCCTCCCCGCATAAAATCGTACAGATGCTAATGGCTGGGGCTATCGAGAGGTTGATTCAAGGCAAGGCTGCAATGATACAAGGGAATATACCTTCAAAAGGCGAGCGTTTAGGTAAGGCACTCGACATCATTATTAGTCTGAGAAGTTGCTTATCTATGGATGACGGTGGAGACGTGGCAAAAAATCTCGATCAACTGTATGAGTTTATGATTACCCAGATTGCCGATGCCAATCATAGAAACGATCCCCAACCGTTAGACGACGTTATCGACATTATTCGCGAAATAAAGTCAGCTTGGGACACAATCCCAGCGGAATTTCATAATTTGACGGCTTCAGATGTTAACGCTTAA
- a CDS encoding flagellin, protein MAVNVNTNVPAMTAQRYLNIANHKQETAMERLSSGFRINSAKDDAAGLQISNRLTSQSQGLGTAVRNANDGISIAQTAEGAMAESTTILQRMRDLSLQSANGSNSKSERVAIQQEVTALNKELNRIAETTSFGGLRLLNGRYGTESFQIGSNSGEAVMLSLMSMRSDDSTMGGVSYVAANSKDASWGVPQGASSMTISFTDDEGQQQDILIEAHPGDDIEELATFINGQNEYIDASVNEDGQLQLFAGNNKVSSPVSVSGPLAGEFGFQEGKAVTVDTIDVTTIGGAQEAVGIIDSALVHVDSNRAQLGAFQNRMSHAISNLDNIHENVNASRSRIRDTDFAKETTALTKSQILTQASSTVLAQAKQAPNAALSLLQ, encoded by the coding sequence ATGGCAGTTAATGTAAACACTAATGTCCCAGCAATGACCGCTCAACGTTACCTAAACATCGCTAACCATAAGCAAGAAACAGCGATGGAGCGTTTGTCCTCTGGCTTTAGAATTAACAGCGCAAAAGATGATGCTGCAGGTTTACAAATTTCCAACCGACTAACGTCTCAAAGCCAAGGTTTAGGTACGGCTGTACGAAATGCAAACGACGGTATTTCTATCGCTCAAACAGCTGAAGGTGCAATGGCGGAAAGCACTACCATTTTACAGCGCATGAGAGACCTTTCCCTACAATCAGCGAACGGTTCTAACTCCAAATCTGAGCGTGTCGCGATTCAACAAGAAGTAACAGCGTTAAACAAAGAACTTAACCGAATTGCAGAAACAACCTCGTTTGGCGGTCTACGTCTTCTAAATGGTCGATATGGTACAGAATCTTTCCAAATCGGTTCTAACAGCGGTGAAGCAGTGATGCTCTCTCTAATGAGCATGCGTAGTGATGATTCTACGATGGGTGGTGTATCTTATGTTGCAGCAAATAGCAAAGATGCAAGCTGGGGTGTGCCTCAAGGCGCTAGCAGTATGACAATTAGCTTTACCGATGACGAAGGACAGCAGCAAGACATTTTAATTGAAGCGCACCCTGGTGATGATATTGAAGAGCTAGCGACATTTATTAATGGTCAAAATGAGTATATTGACGCGTCAGTCAATGAGGACGGCCAGCTACAACTTTTTGCTGGTAATAATAAAGTAAGTAGCCCGGTAAGTGTCTCGGGGCCGTTAGCGGGTGAGTTTGGTTTCCAAGAAGGAAAAGCAGTGACAGTCGATACTATCGACGTAACCACCATCGGTGGTGCTCAAGAAGCCGTGGGGATTATTGACTCAGCACTAGTTCATGTAGACAGCAACCGTGCACAGTTAGGTGCATTCCAAAACAGAATGTCTCATGCAATTAGTAACCTAGACAATATTCACGAAAATGTGAACGCATCAAGAAGCCGCATCCGTGATACTGATTTTGCCAAAGAAACAACGGCACTAACTAAGTCGCAGATTCTTACTCAAGCTTCAAGTACGGTTTTGGCACAAGCGAAACAAGCACCGAACGCAGCACTAAGTTTGTTGCAATAG
- a CDS encoding flagellin, translating into MSINVNTNVPAMTAERFLNKATEGVDRAMERLSSGYRINSARDDAAGLQIANRLTAQSQGLNMAVRNANDGISIAQTAEGAMGESTNVLQRMRDLALQSSNGSNSRSERVAIQQEVSALNKELNRIAETTSFGGNRLLNGTYGNQSFQIGAAAGEAVMLSMGNMRSDTMEMGGTKYVATDGKSDSWTVTSATDLTLNYNDKNGDAKEITINAKQGEDIEELATYINGQTADVQASVGEDGKLQLFTSSQKVSSDLTISGGLASEIGFGAGQDVTVADIDVTTVAGSQLAVSIIDGALTTVDEQRASLGAFQNRFSHAISNLENIDENVNASRSRIQDTDYAKETTEMTKQQILQQASTSVLAQAKQTPSAALSLLG; encoded by the coding sequence ATGTCGATTAACGTAAACACAAACGTACCGGCTATGACGGCGGAGCGCTTTTTAAATAAAGCGACCGAAGGCGTCGATCGAGCCATGGAACGTCTCTCATCCGGGTACCGGATTAACAGTGCTCGAGATGATGCGGCAGGCCTACAAATTGCCAACCGTTTGACAGCTCAAAGCCAAGGTCTAAATATGGCGGTGCGAAATGCCAATGATGGTATTTCTATTGCTCAGACTGCAGAAGGTGCAATGGGCGAGTCAACCAACGTTTTACAACGTATGCGTGACCTCGCGCTGCAATCCTCAAACGGTTCCAACTCTCGCTCAGAGCGGGTTGCGATTCAACAAGAAGTGTCAGCTTTGAATAAAGAATTGAATCGTATCGCTGAAACTACCTCTTTTGGTGGTAACAGGCTGCTCAATGGTACATACGGGAACCAATCCTTTCAAATAGGTGCGGCTGCTGGTGAGGCGGTCATGCTTTCTATGGGTAACATGCGATCCGATACAATGGAGATGGGTGGTACCAAATATGTTGCAACGGACGGCAAAAGTGACAGCTGGACGGTGACATCTGCAACTGATTTAACACTGAACTATAATGATAAGAATGGTGATGCGAAAGAAATCACGATTAATGCTAAGCAGGGAGAGGATATCGAAGAGCTAGCGACTTACATTAATGGTCAGACTGCAGATGTTCAAGCATCCGTCGGCGAAGACGGTAAATTGCAATTGTTCACATCTTCTCAAAAAGTAAGCAGTGATCTGACCATCAGTGGTGGATTGGCGAGTGAAATTGGTTTTGGCGCTGGTCAAGATGTTACGGTAGCAGATATTGATGTCACAACAGTTGCCGGTTCACAGCTTGCTGTTTCGATAATTGATGGTGCTTTGACTACGGTAGATGAACAACGTGCTTCGTTAGGTGCATTCCAAAACCGTTTTAGCCATGCAATCAGTAACCTTGAGAACATTGATGAGAACGTTAATGCCTCTCGAAGTCGTATTCAAGATACTGACTATGCGAAGGAAACGACGGAAATGACGAAGCAGCAAATATTGCAGCAAGCCAGTACCTCCGTTTTGGCGCAAGCGAAGCAAACACCATCAGCAGCTCTTAGCTTATTAGGTTAA